One Portunus trituberculatus isolate SZX2019 chromosome 7, ASM1759143v1, whole genome shotgun sequence genomic window carries:
- the LOC123520341 gene encoding LOW QUALITY PROTEIN: uncharacterized protein LOC123520341 (The sequence of the model RefSeq protein was modified relative to this genomic sequence to represent the inferred CDS: inserted 2 bases in 1 codon) — protein sequence MLCAAYAGPYLRHHHHGDTGMACGSVFASDPGIAGRDLTPPADLTPPLARSYRVGGEVHEAVRFLQAEHEAVLRGVHSQMALLQQRCEDLEFELHLRPLTVDEGAWRRRVAEVTLRAEEGAARVVELEGQVAAGEEQLEQHRWREATLRQQVEAGEQRXADLRTEVNKLRAQVRDLRVYSSALRTAPRSATRTLRPASRVSLGSQESLESGAPRSLGSEDSEVGGWWREARLGGSGARGQRSGTAPPPRSTATSLPPSLHSPPSSLPPLASLPPARPSSGAVLLPPIETGHGGATRHVRRQIRLTSAPTPAPRMARVPQREPS from the exons ATGTTGTGCGCCGCTTACGCTGGGCCTTATctacgccaccatcaccacgggGACACAG GAATGGCGTGTGGCAGCGTGTTTGCGTCTGACCCAGGGATCGCAGGCCGTGACCTCACCCCGCCCGCTGACCTGACCCCGCCCCTCGCCAGAtcctacag gGTGGGCGGGGAGGTGCACGAGGCCGTCAGGTTCCTCCAGGCAGAACACGAGGCGGTGCTGCGAGGCGTCCACTCCCAGATGGCTCTCCTGCAGCAGCGATGTGAAG ATCTGGAGTTCGAGTTGCACCTGCGGCCACTGACGGTGGACGAGGGTGCATGGCGGAGGCGCGTCGCGGAGGTCACGCTCCGTGCTGAGGAAGGGGCGGCCCGCGTGGTGGAGCTGGAGGGGCAGGTGGCGGCCGGGGAGGAGCAGCTGGAGCAGCACCGCTGGCGGGAGGCAACACTGCGGCAACAGGTAGAAGCTGGGGAGCAGCG AGCAGACCTGCGCACCGAGGTTAACAAGCTGCGGGCACAGGTGCGGGATCTGCGGGTGTATAGCTCTGCCCTACGCACCGCGCCACGCTCAGCCACACGCACGCTACGCCCTGCCTCCAGGGTGTCGCTGGGCTCCCAGGAGTCCCTGGAGAGCGGCGCCCCGCGCAGCCTGGGCTCCGAAGACAGTGAAGTGGGGGGCTGGTGGCGGGAGGCTCGGCTTGGGGGCAGCGGGGCACGCGGTCAGCGCTCTGGGACAGCGCCCCCGCCCCGTTCCACCgccacctccctgcctccttcgcTGCACTCCCCGCCCTCCTCCCTGCCGCCCCTGGCGTCTCTGCCTCCGGCGCGGCCTTCCTCGGGGGCTGTGTTGCTGCCGCCCATTGAGACGGGGCACGGCGGGGCTACGCGACACGTGCGCCGCCAGATTAGACTGACATCAGCCCCCACCCCTGCGCCCCGCATGGCCCGCGTGCCGCAGCGCGAGCCCTCATGA
- the LOC123498779 gene encoding zinc finger protein OZF-like, translating into MEVILPPGNMGGWDQHHHHQPQQPPLPPPPQRQPQPQPQPQPQQQPQQQQQQQQQQQQQQQQQQQQQQQQQQQQQQQQHSPPQPEQDQSRAVLGAGILHCDYCGEELYSHVVHACRKAFKCAECGKGFSHKSALTKHEFTHTGIKNFQCLECGERFAQKSNLVRHGLTHNTNRRFECIECGDKFTQKSNLTRHKLTHSSVKNFQCQQCGERFTQKSNLTRHALTHSTFKRFHCQECGEKFTQKSNLNRHMLTHNSVKNFECEQCRERFTQKSNLNRHLLTHSNIKNFECLECGERFAQKSNLNTHTLAHAGVKKFECEVCGKLFSLKHSLTNHALIHTGAKDYQCGVCEKRFTLKRYLSRHMQTHKPEKKE; encoded by the coding sequence ATGGAGGTCATCCTGCCGCCCGGCAACATGGGCGGCTgggaccagcaccaccatcaccagccacAACAACCGccgttgccgccaccaccacaacgacaaccacagccacagccacagccacagccgcaACAGCAgccacagcaacagcaacagcagcagcagcagcagcagcagcaacaacagcagcagcaacagcagcagcagcaacagcaacagcagcaacagcagcagcagcattcacCTCCGCAGCCGGAGCAGGACCAGTCTCGTGCTGTGCTGGGGGCGGGAATCCTGCACTGTGACTACTGTGGGGAGGAGCTATACAGCCACGTGGTGCACGCCTGCAGGAAGGCCTTCAAGTGTGCCGAGTGTGGCAAGGGCTTCAGCCACAAGAGTGCTCTCACCAAGCATGAGTTCACCCACACAGGCATCAAGAACTTCCAGTGCCTGGAATGCGGGGAAAGATTCGCCCAGAAGAGCAACCTGGTGCGTCACGGTCTCACCCACAACACCAACAGGCGGTTCGAGTGCATCGAGTGCGGCGACAAGTTCACCCAGAAGAGCAACCTGACGCGGCACAAGCTGACGCACTCCAGCGTCAAGAACTTCCAGTGCCAGCAGTGTGGGGAGCGCTTCACCCAGAAGAGTAACCTGACCagacacgcactcacacactccaCCTTCAAGAGATTCCACTGCCAGGAGTGTGGGGAAAAGTTTACGCAGAAGAGCAACCTCAACAGACACATGCTGACCCACAACAGCGTCAAGAACTTTGAGTGTGAGCAGTGCAGGGAGAGGTTCACCCAGAAGAGCAACCTGAACCGTCACCTGCTGACACACAGCAACATAAAAAACTTCGAATGCCTAGAGTGCGGGGAGCGGTTCGCCCAGAAGAGCAACCTCAACACGCACACCCTTGCCCACGCTGGGGTGAAGAAATTTGAGTGCGAAGTGTGTGGCAAACTGTTCAGCCTGAAGCACAGCCTCACCAACCACGCCCTCATTCATACCGGTGCTAAGGATTACCAGTGCGGAGTGTGTGAGAAGAGGTTCACCCTCAAGAGGTACCTCAGCAGACACATGCAGACACATAAAcctgagaaaaaagaatga